Proteins encoded in a region of the Anas acuta chromosome 13, bAnaAcu1.1, whole genome shotgun sequence genome:
- the SHROOM4 gene encoding protein Shroom4 isoform X4 has product MERAEGRPGAVQLVHVQLQGGAPWGFTLRGGLEHGEPLIVSKVEDGGKAALSRRLQPGDELVNISGTPLYGSRQEALILIKGSYRTLKMIVRRSVPVLRPHSWHVAKLAEIRPDAPAMHCPPDTFSLSWPSGCDVSSELSLQWNPLSRHCSTDRSSSIGSMESLDQPGQAYYEGTPSPVEHHSKRDSAYSSFSASSNTSDCALSLRPEENAGPEGPCKPPEGRYLQTGAEGTEPRHPARHPVPPQPPVRRDSLRASPAGSGADRRRVSVPTSSLHAQGRWISDTFLCQRDKDAEATSGRMPAACPPKEHLSADQYYMLSSHPDRCLGDAGDRPYPETTMQRGADAGMEVAGDTALLSPLQGHRHSAPEQLLASQLRALQVSAGSGRASPASPAPEGHRWTTSPLHAEHRGQGGLSPAPSTEGLAEESRAGGRRAGGPPNRSSHFRRRSERFATNLRNEIQRRKAQLQKSRGPGAQARGEEPVEEAEEPAEGSPSPAPSEDGRSCSGESLPVPEAERVALSRGRWRWSPERKLQPQRSPSPREHKGSEEAVLLPFADRRRFFEESSRPAPTRHGKPQKAPEPDAFQAAEHRDARRVSGPYSECCREQPPYYKVLPRHGELEYLRGCSYPYGGPGLHEPCHYCAGEMCPALLPRGHAYRCHPWARCPDCCCPAPRPPREESDSWAPRKAFVPEFAPEEWEPPAISRKASSQPMGELSHYKPGFPRLGPFRPCFESAEPEWPPCYRTASTHDLSWDSERPPRSPELPPEPLHRPLRGRAFSESHLNLEPASPRGRRDLLRAKAEPPGLPKKKGPPPPRPPPPNWEQYRLRRASQHPKEGSGPGTATVPSRSIAEVVRQRSRSLAAEPPGRPRGTPEPEAEVCRSREEHPMAKDPWEQEEPPQRLARSRERGWSSECPLRVPSPATTQGGGSCPRSPEGPSTRGGRPQPRRMNSEELLWDVAGRDRSLAGILVTPPVTTATVMGELLAAGDRQAWRERVQQDWHPEPQDRQGFEPISPPPGATGSPPSYAAYYGKAELLGKMKELPEVAEGSSEEEEEEVDRELVEKKLQLVESLSRKLAVLREAQRGLQEDISANGALGEEVAAQLQALCTPGEFDKYRLFVGDLDKVVNLLLSLSGRLARVENALSGLGPHAAAEDELALREKQRLLAAQLEDAKELREHVGRREEAVGAMVARYLPPEQLQDYRHFVKMKSALTAEQRELEEKIKLGQEQLRCLRESLGQAPTGH; this is encoded by the exons ATGGAGCGGGCCGAGGGCCGGCCCGGGGCCGTGCAGTTGGTGCATGTGCAGCTGCAGGGCGGCGCGCCCTGGGGCTTCACGCTGCGGGGGGGGCTGGAGCACGGCGAGCCCCTCATCGTCTCCAAG GTGGAGGACGGCGGGAAGGCCGCCCTGTCCCGGAGGCTGCAGCCGGGTGACGAGCTGGTGAACATCAGCGGGACCCCCCTGTACGGGTCCCGCCAGGAAGCCCTCATCCTCATCAAGGGCTCCTACCGCACCCTCAAGATGATCGTCCGCAG GAGCGTGCCCGTTCTCCGGCCCCATTCCTGGCACGTGGCCAAGCTCGCCGAAATCCGCCCCGACGCCCCGGCCATGCACTGCCCCCCCGACACCTTCAGCCTCTCCTGGCCCTCGGGCTGTGATGTCAG CAGCGAGCTGTCCCTGCAGTGGAACCCGCTGTCCCGGCACTGCAGCACGGACCGCAGCAGCTCCATCGGGAGCATGGAAAGCTTGGATCAGCCTGGGCAGGCGTACTACGAAGGCACCCCCTCGCCCGTCGAGCACCACAGCAAGCGGGACTCGGCCTACAGCTCCTTCTCCGCCAGCTCCAACACCTCCGACTGCGCCCTCTCCCTCCGCCCCGAGGAAAACGCCGGCCCCGAGGGGCCCTGCAAGCCCCCCGAGGGGCGCTACCTGCAGACGGGCGCCGAGGGGACGGAGCCTCGCCACCCCGCGCGCCACCccgtgcccccccagccccccgtgCGCAGGGACAGCCTGCGGGCATCCCCGGCTGGTAGCGGGGCGGACCGGCGCCGGGTATCAGTGCCCACCTCCTCCTTGCACGCCCAGGGGAGGTGGATTTCCGACACTTTCCTGTGCCAGCGGGACAAGGACGCGGAGGCGACGAGCGGGAGGATGCCGGCGGCGTGCCCCCCCAAGGAGCACCTCTCTGCCGACCAGTATTACATGCTGAGCTCCCACCCCGACCGCTGCCTGGGGGACGCCGGGGACCGGCCCTACCCGGAAACCACGATGCAGCGGGGAGCGGACGCGGGGATGGAGGTGGCGGGCGACACCGCGCTGCTGTCCCCCCTCCAAGGCCACCGGCACAGCGCGCCCGAGCAGCTCCTGGCCTCCCAGCTCCGGGCTCTCCAAGTGAGCGCCGGCAGCGGGCGAGCGTCCCCGGCGTCCCCCGCGCCCGAGGGGCACCGCTGGACCACGTCCCCGCTGCACGCCGAGCACCGCGGGCAGGGCGGGCTGAGCCCGGCGCCCAGCACGGAGGGGCTGGCGGAGGAGAGCCGGGCGGGGGGCCGGCGCGCCGGGGGCCCCCCGAATCGCTCGTCTCACTTTCGGCGCCGCAGCGAGCGCTTCGCCACCAACCTGCGCAACGAGATCCAGCGGCGCAAGGCGCAGCTGCAGAAGAGCCGAGGACCCGGCGCCCAAGCCCGGGGCGAGGAGCCGgtggaggaggcggaggagccGGCCGAGGGCTCGCCGAGCCCCGCGCCCAGCGAGGAcggcaggagctgctcaggggAGTCGCTGCCGGTCCCCGAAGCCGAGCGGGTGGCGCTGAGCCGAGGCCGCTGGCGCTGGTCCCCGGAACGCAAGCTGCAGCCGCAGCGCTCGCCCAGTCCCCGCGAGCACAAGGGCAGCGAGGAAGCCGTCCTCCTGCCCTTCGCCGACCGGCGCCGTTTCTTCGAGGAAAGCAGCCGCCCTGCGCCCACCCGGCATGGCAAGCCCCAAAAAGCGCCCGAGCCCGACGCTTTCCAAGCTGCCGAGCACCGCGACGCTCGCCGCGTCTCCGGACCCTACAGCGAGTGCTGCCGGGAGCAGCCGCCCTACTACAAGGTGCTACCGAGGCACGGCGAGCTGGAGTATCTGCGGGGCTGCTCCTATCCCTACGGCGGCCCCGGCTTGCACGAACCTTGCCACTACTGCGCTGGAGAAATGTGCCCGGCGCTGCTGCCCCGCGGCCATGCCTACCGCTGCCACCCCTGGGCGCGCTGCCCCGACTgctgctgcccggccccgcgccccccacgGGAGGAGAGCGACAGCTGGGCGCCCCGAAAAGCCTTCGTGCCG GAATTCGCTCCGGAGGAGTGGGAGCCGCCGGCGATCAGCAGGAaggccagcagccagcccatgGG cGAGCTCTCCCACTACAAGCCGGGCTTCCCGAGGCTCGGCCCCTTCCGTCCGTGCTTCGAGAGCGCCGAGCCCGAGTGGCCGCCCTGCTACCGCACCGCGTCCACGCACGACCTCTCGTGGGACTCCGAGCGGCCGCCTCGCTCCCCCGAGCTCCCCCCGGAGCCCCTGCACCGCCCGCTGCGGGGCCGAGCCTTCTCCGAGAGCCACCTCAACCTGGAGCCCGCCAGCCCCCGGGGCCGCAGGGACCTTCTGCGGGCCAAAGCGGAGCCGCCGGGTTTGCCCAAAAAAAAGGGGCCCccgcctccccgcccgcccccccccaacTGGGAGCAGTACCGGTTGCGCCGGGCGTCGCAGCACCCCAAGGAGGGCTCAGGACCCGGCACGGCCACGGTGCCGTCCCGCAGCATCGCCGAAGTCGTGCGGCAGCGCTCCCGCAGCCTCGCCGCCgagccccccggccgcccccgcggGACCCCGGAGCCAGAGGCCGAGGTTTGCAG GAGCAGGGAAGAGCACCCGATGGCGAAGGAcccctgggagcaggaggagcccccccaaAGGCTCGCCCGCagccgggagcggggctggtCCAGCGAGTGCCCCCTGCgcgtccccagccctgcaaccACCcaggggggggggtcctgtccccgcagccccgAGGGGCCGAGCACCCGGGGGgggcgcccccagccccgccgcatGAATTCGgaggagctgctgtgggacGTGGCGGGCAGGGACCGCTCCTTGGCCGGCATCTTGGTGACCCCCCCGGTCACCACCGCCACCGTCATGGGTGAGCTGCTGGCGGCGGGGGACCGGCAGGCGTGGAGGGAGCGGGTCCAGCAGGATTGGCACCCGGAGCCGCAGGACAG GCAGGGCTTCGAGCCCATCTCGCCGCCCCCCGGGGCCACCGGCAGCCCCCCCTCCTACGCGGCGTATTACGGCAAAGCCGAGCTGCTCGGCAAGATGAAGGAGCTGCCGGAGGTGGCAGAGGGGagctcggaggaggaggaggaggaggtggatcGCGAGCTGGTGGAGAAGAAG ctgcagctggtggagaGCCTGAGCCGCAAGCTGGCGGTGCTGCGGGAGGCGcagcgggggctgcaggaggacatCAGCGCCAACGGGGCGCTGGGCGAGGAGGTGGCCGCCCAGCTGCAGGCCCTCTGCACGCCGGGCGAATTCGACAAGTACCGGCTCTTCGTGGGCGACCTGGACAAGGTGGTCaacctgctgctgtccctctCTGGCCGCCTGGCTCGGGTGGAGAACGCGCTGAGCGGGCTGGGGCCCCACGCCGCCGCCGAGGACGAG CTGGCCCTGCGGGAGAAGCAGCGGCTGCTGGCGGCGCAGCTGGAGGACGCCAAGGAGCTGCGGGAGCACGTGGGGCGGCGCGAGGAGGCGGTGGGGGCCATGGTGGCGCGCTACCTGCCCCCCGAGCAGCTGCAGGACTACCGGCACTTCGTCAAGATGAAGTCGGCGCTCACGGCCGAGCAGCGTGAGCTGGAGGAGAAGATCAAGCTGGGCCAGGAGCAGCTGCGCTGCCTGCGCGAGAGCCTCGGCCAGGCACCCACGGGGCACTAG
- the SHROOM4 gene encoding protein Shroom4 isoform X2 — MERAEGRPGAVQLVHVQLQGGAPWGFTLRGGLEHGEPLIVSKVEDGGKAALSRRLQPGDELVNISGTPLYGSRQEALILIKGSYRTLKMIVRRRSVPVLRPHSWHVAKLAEIRPDAPAMHCPPDTFSLSWPSGCDVSSELSLQWNPLSRHCSTDRSSSIGSMESLDQPGQAYYEGTPSPVEHHSKRDSAYSSFSASSNTSDCALSLRPEENAGPEGPCKPPEGRYLQTGAEGTEPRHPARHPVPPQPPVRRDSLRASPAGSGADRRRVSVPTSSLHAQGRWISDTFLCQRDKDAEATSGRMPAACPPKEHLSADQYYMLSSHPDRCLGDAGDRPYPETTMQRGADAGMEVAGDTALLSPLQGHRHSAPEQLLASQLRALQVSAGSGRASPASPAPEGHRWTTSPLHAEHRGQGGLSPAPSTEGLAEESRAGGRRAGGPPNRSSHFRRRSERFATNLRNEIQRRKAQLQKSRGPGAQARGEEPVEEAEEPAEGSPSPAPSEDGRSCSGESLPVPEAERVALSRGRWRWSPERKLQPQRSPSPREHKGSEEAVLLPFADRRRFFEESSRPAPTRHGKPQKAPEPDAFQAAEHRDARRVSGPYSECCREQPPYYKVLPRHGELEYLRGCSYPYGGPGLHEPCHYCAGEMCPALLPRGHAYRCHPWARCPDCCCPAPRPPREESDSWAPRKAFVPEFAPEEWEPPAISRKASSQPMGELSHYKPGFPRLGPFRPCFESAEPEWPPCYRTASTHDLSWDSERPPRSPELPPEPLHRPLRGRAFSESHLNLEPASPRGRRDLLRAKAEPPGLPKKKGPPPPRPPPPNWEQYRLRRASQHPKEGSGPGTATVPSRSIAEVVRQRSRSLAAEPPGRPRGTPEPEAEVCRSREEHPMAKDPWEQEEPPQRLARSRERGWSSECPLRVPSPATTQGGGSCPRSPEGPSTRGGRPQPRRMNSEELLWDVAGRDRSLAGILVTPPVTTATVMGELLAAGDRQAWRERVQQDWHPEPQDRQGFEPISPPPGATGSPPSYAAYYGKAELLGKMKELPEVAEGSSEEEEEEVDRELVEKKLQLVESLSRKLAVLREAQRGLQEDISANGALGEEVAAQLQALCTPGEFDKYRLFVGDLDKVVNLLLSLSGRLARVENALSGLGPHAAAEDELALREKQRLLAAQLEDAKELREHVGRREEAVGAMVARYLPPEQLQDYRHFVKMKSALTAEQRELEEKIKLGQEQLRCLRESLGQAPTGH; from the exons ATGGAGCGGGCCGAGGGCCGGCCCGGGGCCGTGCAGTTGGTGCATGTGCAGCTGCAGGGCGGCGCGCCCTGGGGCTTCACGCTGCGGGGGGGGCTGGAGCACGGCGAGCCCCTCATCGTCTCCAAG GTGGAGGACGGCGGGAAGGCCGCCCTGTCCCGGAGGCTGCAGCCGGGTGACGAGCTGGTGAACATCAGCGGGACCCCCCTGTACGGGTCCCGCCAGGAAGCCCTCATCCTCATCAAGGGCTCCTACCGCACCCTCAAGATGATCGTCCGCAG GAGGAGCGTGCCCGTTCTCCGGCCCCATTCCTGGCACGTGGCCAAGCTCGCCGAAATCCGCCCCGACGCCCCGGCCATGCACTGCCCCCCCGACACCTTCAGCCTCTCCTGGCCCTCGGGCTGTGATGTCAG CAGCGAGCTGTCCCTGCAGTGGAACCCGCTGTCCCGGCACTGCAGCACGGACCGCAGCAGCTCCATCGGGAGCATGGAAAGCTTGGATCAGCCTGGGCAGGCGTACTACGAAGGCACCCCCTCGCCCGTCGAGCACCACAGCAAGCGGGACTCGGCCTACAGCTCCTTCTCCGCCAGCTCCAACACCTCCGACTGCGCCCTCTCCCTCCGCCCCGAGGAAAACGCCGGCCCCGAGGGGCCCTGCAAGCCCCCCGAGGGGCGCTACCTGCAGACGGGCGCCGAGGGGACGGAGCCTCGCCACCCCGCGCGCCACCccgtgcccccccagccccccgtgCGCAGGGACAGCCTGCGGGCATCCCCGGCTGGTAGCGGGGCGGACCGGCGCCGGGTATCAGTGCCCACCTCCTCCTTGCACGCCCAGGGGAGGTGGATTTCCGACACTTTCCTGTGCCAGCGGGACAAGGACGCGGAGGCGACGAGCGGGAGGATGCCGGCGGCGTGCCCCCCCAAGGAGCACCTCTCTGCCGACCAGTATTACATGCTGAGCTCCCACCCCGACCGCTGCCTGGGGGACGCCGGGGACCGGCCCTACCCGGAAACCACGATGCAGCGGGGAGCGGACGCGGGGATGGAGGTGGCGGGCGACACCGCGCTGCTGTCCCCCCTCCAAGGCCACCGGCACAGCGCGCCCGAGCAGCTCCTGGCCTCCCAGCTCCGGGCTCTCCAAGTGAGCGCCGGCAGCGGGCGAGCGTCCCCGGCGTCCCCCGCGCCCGAGGGGCACCGCTGGACCACGTCCCCGCTGCACGCCGAGCACCGCGGGCAGGGCGGGCTGAGCCCGGCGCCCAGCACGGAGGGGCTGGCGGAGGAGAGCCGGGCGGGGGGCCGGCGCGCCGGGGGCCCCCCGAATCGCTCGTCTCACTTTCGGCGCCGCAGCGAGCGCTTCGCCACCAACCTGCGCAACGAGATCCAGCGGCGCAAGGCGCAGCTGCAGAAGAGCCGAGGACCCGGCGCCCAAGCCCGGGGCGAGGAGCCGgtggaggaggcggaggagccGGCCGAGGGCTCGCCGAGCCCCGCGCCCAGCGAGGAcggcaggagctgctcaggggAGTCGCTGCCGGTCCCCGAAGCCGAGCGGGTGGCGCTGAGCCGAGGCCGCTGGCGCTGGTCCCCGGAACGCAAGCTGCAGCCGCAGCGCTCGCCCAGTCCCCGCGAGCACAAGGGCAGCGAGGAAGCCGTCCTCCTGCCCTTCGCCGACCGGCGCCGTTTCTTCGAGGAAAGCAGCCGCCCTGCGCCCACCCGGCATGGCAAGCCCCAAAAAGCGCCCGAGCCCGACGCTTTCCAAGCTGCCGAGCACCGCGACGCTCGCCGCGTCTCCGGACCCTACAGCGAGTGCTGCCGGGAGCAGCCGCCCTACTACAAGGTGCTACCGAGGCACGGCGAGCTGGAGTATCTGCGGGGCTGCTCCTATCCCTACGGCGGCCCCGGCTTGCACGAACCTTGCCACTACTGCGCTGGAGAAATGTGCCCGGCGCTGCTGCCCCGCGGCCATGCCTACCGCTGCCACCCCTGGGCGCGCTGCCCCGACTgctgctgcccggccccgcgccccccacgGGAGGAGAGCGACAGCTGGGCGCCCCGAAAAGCCTTCGTGCCG GAATTCGCTCCGGAGGAGTGGGAGCCGCCGGCGATCAGCAGGAaggccagcagccagcccatgGG cGAGCTCTCCCACTACAAGCCGGGCTTCCCGAGGCTCGGCCCCTTCCGTCCGTGCTTCGAGAGCGCCGAGCCCGAGTGGCCGCCCTGCTACCGCACCGCGTCCACGCACGACCTCTCGTGGGACTCCGAGCGGCCGCCTCGCTCCCCCGAGCTCCCCCCGGAGCCCCTGCACCGCCCGCTGCGGGGCCGAGCCTTCTCCGAGAGCCACCTCAACCTGGAGCCCGCCAGCCCCCGGGGCCGCAGGGACCTTCTGCGGGCCAAAGCGGAGCCGCCGGGTTTGCCCAAAAAAAAGGGGCCCccgcctccccgcccgcccccccccaacTGGGAGCAGTACCGGTTGCGCCGGGCGTCGCAGCACCCCAAGGAGGGCTCAGGACCCGGCACGGCCACGGTGCCGTCCCGCAGCATCGCCGAAGTCGTGCGGCAGCGCTCCCGCAGCCTCGCCGCCgagccccccggccgcccccgcggGACCCCGGAGCCAGAGGCCGAGGTTTGCAG GAGCAGGGAAGAGCACCCGATGGCGAAGGAcccctgggagcaggaggagcccccccaaAGGCTCGCCCGCagccgggagcggggctggtCCAGCGAGTGCCCCCTGCgcgtccccagccctgcaaccACCcaggggggggggtcctgtccccgcagccccgAGGGGCCGAGCACCCGGGGGgggcgcccccagccccgccgcatGAATTCGgaggagctgctgtgggacGTGGCGGGCAGGGACCGCTCCTTGGCCGGCATCTTGGTGACCCCCCCGGTCACCACCGCCACCGTCATGGGTGAGCTGCTGGCGGCGGGGGACCGGCAGGCGTGGAGGGAGCGGGTCCAGCAGGATTGGCACCCGGAGCCGCAGGACAG GCAGGGCTTCGAGCCCATCTCGCCGCCCCCCGGGGCCACCGGCAGCCCCCCCTCCTACGCGGCGTATTACGGCAAAGCCGAGCTGCTCGGCAAGATGAAGGAGCTGCCGGAGGTGGCAGAGGGGagctcggaggaggaggaggaggaggtggatcGCGAGCTGGTGGAGAAGAAG ctgcagctggtggagaGCCTGAGCCGCAAGCTGGCGGTGCTGCGGGAGGCGcagcgggggctgcaggaggacatCAGCGCCAACGGGGCGCTGGGCGAGGAGGTGGCCGCCCAGCTGCAGGCCCTCTGCACGCCGGGCGAATTCGACAAGTACCGGCTCTTCGTGGGCGACCTGGACAAGGTGGTCaacctgctgctgtccctctCTGGCCGCCTGGCTCGGGTGGAGAACGCGCTGAGCGGGCTGGGGCCCCACGCCGCCGCCGAGGACGAG CTGGCCCTGCGGGAGAAGCAGCGGCTGCTGGCGGCGCAGCTGGAGGACGCCAAGGAGCTGCGGGAGCACGTGGGGCGGCGCGAGGAGGCGGTGGGGGCCATGGTGGCGCGCTACCTGCCCCCCGAGCAGCTGCAGGACTACCGGCACTTCGTCAAGATGAAGTCGGCGCTCACGGCCGAGCAGCGTGAGCTGGAGGAGAAGATCAAGCTGGGCCAGGAGCAGCTGCGCTGCCTGCGCGAGAGCCTCGGCCAGGCACCCACGGGGCACTAG
- the SHROOM4 gene encoding protein Shroom4 isoform X3 has product MERAEGRPGAVQLVHVQLQGGAPWGFTLRGGLEHGEPLIVSKVEDGGKAALSRRLQPGDELVNISGTPLYGSRQEALILIKGSYRTLKMIVRRRSVPVLRPHSWHVAKLAEIRPDAPAMHCPPDTFSLSWPSGCDVSELSLQWNPLSRHCSTDRSSSIGSMESLDQPGQAYYEGTPSPVEHHSKRDSAYSSFSASSNTSDCALSLRPEENAGPEGPCKPPEGRYLQTGAEGTEPRHPARHPVPPQPPVRRDSLRASPAGSGADRRRVSVPTSSLHAQGRWISDTFLCQRDKDAEATSGRMPAACPPKEHLSADQYYMLSSHPDRCLGDAGDRPYPETTMQRGADAGMEVAGDTALLSPLQGHRHSAPEQLLASQLRALQVSAGSGRASPASPAPEGHRWTTSPLHAEHRGQGGLSPAPSTEGLAEESRAGGRRAGGPPNRSSHFRRRSERFATNLRNEIQRRKAQLQKSRGPGAQARGEEPVEEAEEPAEGSPSPAPSEDGRSCSGESLPVPEAERVALSRGRWRWSPERKLQPQRSPSPREHKGSEEAVLLPFADRRRFFEESSRPAPTRHGKPQKAPEPDAFQAAEHRDARRVSGPYSECCREQPPYYKVLPRHGELEYLRGCSYPYGGPGLHEPCHYCAGEMCPALLPRGHAYRCHPWARCPDCCCPAPRPPREESDSWAPRKAFVPEFAPEEWEPPAISRKASSQPMGELSHYKPGFPRLGPFRPCFESAEPEWPPCYRTASTHDLSWDSERPPRSPELPPEPLHRPLRGRAFSESHLNLEPASPRGRRDLLRAKAEPPGLPKKKGPPPPRPPPPNWEQYRLRRASQHPKEGSGPGTATVPSRSIAEVVRQRSRSLAAEPPGRPRGTPEPEAEVCRSREEHPMAKDPWEQEEPPQRLARSRERGWSSECPLRVPSPATTQGGGSCPRSPEGPSTRGGRPQPRRMNSEELLWDVAGRDRSLAGILVTPPVTTATVMGELLAAGDRQAWRERVQQDWHPEPQDRQGFEPISPPPGATGSPPSYAAYYGKAELLGKMKELPEVAEGSSEEEEEEVDRELVEKKLQLVESLSRKLAVLREAQRGLQEDISANGALGEEVAAQLQALCTPGEFDKYRLFVGDLDKVVNLLLSLSGRLARVENALSGLGPHAAAEDELALREKQRLLAAQLEDAKELREHVGRREEAVGAMVARYLPPEQLQDYRHFVKMKSALTAEQRELEEKIKLGQEQLRCLRESLGQAPTGH; this is encoded by the exons ATGGAGCGGGCCGAGGGCCGGCCCGGGGCCGTGCAGTTGGTGCATGTGCAGCTGCAGGGCGGCGCGCCCTGGGGCTTCACGCTGCGGGGGGGGCTGGAGCACGGCGAGCCCCTCATCGTCTCCAAG GTGGAGGACGGCGGGAAGGCCGCCCTGTCCCGGAGGCTGCAGCCGGGTGACGAGCTGGTGAACATCAGCGGGACCCCCCTGTACGGGTCCCGCCAGGAAGCCCTCATCCTCATCAAGGGCTCCTACCGCACCCTCAAGATGATCGTCCGCAG GAGGAGCGTGCCCGTTCTCCGGCCCCATTCCTGGCACGTGGCCAAGCTCGCCGAAATCCGCCCCGACGCCCCGGCCATGCACTGCCCCCCCGACACCTTCAGCCTCTCCTGGCCCTCGGGCTGTGATGTCAG CGAGCTGTCCCTGCAGTGGAACCCGCTGTCCCGGCACTGCAGCACGGACCGCAGCAGCTCCATCGGGAGCATGGAAAGCTTGGATCAGCCTGGGCAGGCGTACTACGAAGGCACCCCCTCGCCCGTCGAGCACCACAGCAAGCGGGACTCGGCCTACAGCTCCTTCTCCGCCAGCTCCAACACCTCCGACTGCGCCCTCTCCCTCCGCCCCGAGGAAAACGCCGGCCCCGAGGGGCCCTGCAAGCCCCCCGAGGGGCGCTACCTGCAGACGGGCGCCGAGGGGACGGAGCCTCGCCACCCCGCGCGCCACCccgtgcccccccagccccccgtgCGCAGGGACAGCCTGCGGGCATCCCCGGCTGGTAGCGGGGCGGACCGGCGCCGGGTATCAGTGCCCACCTCCTCCTTGCACGCCCAGGGGAGGTGGATTTCCGACACTTTCCTGTGCCAGCGGGACAAGGACGCGGAGGCGACGAGCGGGAGGATGCCGGCGGCGTGCCCCCCCAAGGAGCACCTCTCTGCCGACCAGTATTACATGCTGAGCTCCCACCCCGACCGCTGCCTGGGGGACGCCGGGGACCGGCCCTACCCGGAAACCACGATGCAGCGGGGAGCGGACGCGGGGATGGAGGTGGCGGGCGACACCGCGCTGCTGTCCCCCCTCCAAGGCCACCGGCACAGCGCGCCCGAGCAGCTCCTGGCCTCCCAGCTCCGGGCTCTCCAAGTGAGCGCCGGCAGCGGGCGAGCGTCCCCGGCGTCCCCCGCGCCCGAGGGGCACCGCTGGACCACGTCCCCGCTGCACGCCGAGCACCGCGGGCAGGGCGGGCTGAGCCCGGCGCCCAGCACGGAGGGGCTGGCGGAGGAGAGCCGGGCGGGGGGCCGGCGCGCCGGGGGCCCCCCGAATCGCTCGTCTCACTTTCGGCGCCGCAGCGAGCGCTTCGCCACCAACCTGCGCAACGAGATCCAGCGGCGCAAGGCGCAGCTGCAGAAGAGCCGAGGACCCGGCGCCCAAGCCCGGGGCGAGGAGCCGgtggaggaggcggaggagccGGCCGAGGGCTCGCCGAGCCCCGCGCCCAGCGAGGAcggcaggagctgctcaggggAGTCGCTGCCGGTCCCCGAAGCCGAGCGGGTGGCGCTGAGCCGAGGCCGCTGGCGCTGGTCCCCGGAACGCAAGCTGCAGCCGCAGCGCTCGCCCAGTCCCCGCGAGCACAAGGGCAGCGAGGAAGCCGTCCTCCTGCCCTTCGCCGACCGGCGCCGTTTCTTCGAGGAAAGCAGCCGCCCTGCGCCCACCCGGCATGGCAAGCCCCAAAAAGCGCCCGAGCCCGACGCTTTCCAAGCTGCCGAGCACCGCGACGCTCGCCGCGTCTCCGGACCCTACAGCGAGTGCTGCCGGGAGCAGCCGCCCTACTACAAGGTGCTACCGAGGCACGGCGAGCTGGAGTATCTGCGGGGCTGCTCCTATCCCTACGGCGGCCCCGGCTTGCACGAACCTTGCCACTACTGCGCTGGAGAAATGTGCCCGGCGCTGCTGCCCCGCGGCCATGCCTACCGCTGCCACCCCTGGGCGCGCTGCCCCGACTgctgctgcccggccccgcgccccccacgGGAGGAGAGCGACAGCTGGGCGCCCCGAAAAGCCTTCGTGCCG GAATTCGCTCCGGAGGAGTGGGAGCCGCCGGCGATCAGCAGGAaggccagcagccagcccatgGG cGAGCTCTCCCACTACAAGCCGGGCTTCCCGAGGCTCGGCCCCTTCCGTCCGTGCTTCGAGAGCGCCGAGCCCGAGTGGCCGCCCTGCTACCGCACCGCGTCCACGCACGACCTCTCGTGGGACTCCGAGCGGCCGCCTCGCTCCCCCGAGCTCCCCCCGGAGCCCCTGCACCGCCCGCTGCGGGGCCGAGCCTTCTCCGAGAGCCACCTCAACCTGGAGCCCGCCAGCCCCCGGGGCCGCAGGGACCTTCTGCGGGCCAAAGCGGAGCCGCCGGGTTTGCCCAAAAAAAAGGGGCCCccgcctccccgcccgcccccccccaacTGGGAGCAGTACCGGTTGCGCCGGGCGTCGCAGCACCCCAAGGAGGGCTCAGGACCCGGCACGGCCACGGTGCCGTCCCGCAGCATCGCCGAAGTCGTGCGGCAGCGCTCCCGCAGCCTCGCCGCCgagccccccggccgcccccgcggGACCCCGGAGCCAGAGGCCGAGGTTTGCAG GAGCAGGGAAGAGCACCCGATGGCGAAGGAcccctgggagcaggaggagcccccccaaAGGCTCGCCCGCagccgggagcggggctggtCCAGCGAGTGCCCCCTGCgcgtccccagccctgcaaccACCcaggggggggggtcctgtccccgcagccccgAGGGGCCGAGCACCCGGGGGgggcgcccccagccccgccgcatGAATTCGgaggagctgctgtgggacGTGGCGGGCAGGGACCGCTCCTTGGCCGGCATCTTGGTGACCCCCCCGGTCACCACCGCCACCGTCATGGGTGAGCTGCTGGCGGCGGGGGACCGGCAGGCGTGGAGGGAGCGGGTCCAGCAGGATTGGCACCCGGAGCCGCAGGACAG GCAGGGCTTCGAGCCCATCTCGCCGCCCCCCGGGGCCACCGGCAGCCCCCCCTCCTACGCGGCGTATTACGGCAAAGCCGAGCTGCTCGGCAAGATGAAGGAGCTGCCGGAGGTGGCAGAGGGGagctcggaggaggaggaggaggaggtggatcGCGAGCTGGTGGAGAAGAAG ctgcagctggtggagaGCCTGAGCCGCAAGCTGGCGGTGCTGCGGGAGGCGcagcgggggctgcaggaggacatCAGCGCCAACGGGGCGCTGGGCGAGGAGGTGGCCGCCCAGCTGCAGGCCCTCTGCACGCCGGGCGAATTCGACAAGTACCGGCTCTTCGTGGGCGACCTGGACAAGGTGGTCaacctgctgctgtccctctCTGGCCGCCTGGCTCGGGTGGAGAACGCGCTGAGCGGGCTGGGGCCCCACGCCGCCGCCGAGGACGAG CTGGCCCTGCGGGAGAAGCAGCGGCTGCTGGCGGCGCAGCTGGAGGACGCCAAGGAGCTGCGGGAGCACGTGGGGCGGCGCGAGGAGGCGGTGGGGGCCATGGTGGCGCGCTACCTGCCCCCCGAGCAGCTGCAGGACTACCGGCACTTCGTCAAGATGAAGTCGGCGCTCACGGCCGAGCAGCGTGAGCTGGAGGAGAAGATCAAGCTGGGCCAGGAGCAGCTGCGCTGCCTGCGCGAGAGCCTCGGCCAGGCACCCACGGGGCACTAG